A region of Legionella donaldsonii DNA encodes the following proteins:
- a CDS encoding DUF1398 family protein, translating to MKPSTEAIAFIKQSLEGCFNNTIIFAEHVKTLAEMGVIRYEVDLQANRIHYYFNDKTTHMEEIALNQAPMSNHFDKESVQKTISAIQQQMIDYPTFLKRIVAAGTQQYIVDIIAQQVIYLGKEEQLIEDFPKIEKKQSIHCE from the coding sequence ATGAAACCATCAACTGAGGCAATCGCTTTTATTAAACAATCTCTCGAGGGTTGTTTTAATAACACCATAATTTTCGCTGAACATGTTAAAACGCTCGCTGAAATGGGAGTCATTCGCTATGAGGTCGACTTGCAAGCCAATCGCATACACTATTATTTCAACGATAAAACCACTCACATGGAAGAAATAGCTCTTAACCAGGCACCAATGAGCAATCATTTTGATAAAGAATCAGTACAAAAAACCATCTCTGCTATTCAGCAACAAATGATTGATTATCCAACTTTCCTTAAGCGTATTGTGGCCGCAGGAACTCAACAGTATATCGTTGATATTATTGCACAACAGGTTATTTACCTAGGCAAAGAAGAACAACTGATTGAGGATTTTCCAAAAATAGAAAAAAAGCAGTCGATTCATTGTGAATAA